The Anoxybacillus flavithermus genome has a segment encoding these proteins:
- a CDS encoding glycogen phosphorylase, translating into MFTSKEEFKQTFLKRLEMMYGKRFWESTVLDQYNTLGHMIREYISKHWIQTNERYRAEHKKQVYYLSIEFLLGRLLGSNLMNLGIRDVVEQGLKELGIELARIEEVEIDAGLGNGGLGRLAACFLDSLASLDLPGHGQGIRYKHGLFDQKIVNGYQVELPEQWLRHGNVWEVKKEDLAVEVNFWGKVECYEQNGRLTFRHYDVEKVMAVPYDMPVIGYDTTTVNTLRLWSAEPAKFPLHKHVMQYKRETEAISEFLYPDDTNDEGKILRLKQQYFLVAASIGSIVRDYRQRYGHLQHFHRHVAIHVNDTHPVLAIPELMRILLDEEGMGWDEAWHITTNTISYTNHTTLSEALEKWPIYIFQPLLPRIYMIVQEINERFCRDLWNRYPGDWKRIEEMAIIAHGLVKMAHLAIVGSYSVNGVAKIHSEILKHREMKLFYEYFPEKFNNKTNGITHRRWLLKANPELSSLITEAIGMEWIKQPEQLIQLKKYATDHAFQERLEKVKHHHKQKLAKYIYEKTGMTVDDSSIFDVQVKRLHAYKRQLLNVLHIMHLYNRLKEDEHFDMYPRTFIFGAKASPGYHYAKRIIKLINSVAQKVNSDEQINGRLKVIFLENYRVSLAEKIFPAADVSEQISTASKEASGTGNMKFMMNGAVTIGTLDGANIEILERVGHDNMFIFGLTAEEVLHYYANGGYHSYEYYHHDQRIHQVVNQLVNGFFPDAYDHFEPIYDSLLAHNDQYFVLRDFASYADAQQRLGVAYENRQKWLEMSVMNIACSGYFSSDRTIEEYAHDIWHIH; encoded by the coding sequence ATGTTCACGAGTAAAGAAGAGTTTAAACAAACGTTTTTGAAGCGATTAGAAATGATGTATGGAAAGCGATTTTGGGAATCGACTGTCCTCGACCAATACAATACGCTAGGGCATATGATTCGTGAGTACATTAGCAAACATTGGATTCAGACGAATGAACGATACCGTGCTGAACATAAAAAGCAAGTGTATTATTTGTCCATTGAATTTTTGCTAGGTCGCTTGTTAGGCAGCAATTTAATGAATCTTGGTATACGCGATGTCGTGGAGCAAGGATTAAAAGAGCTTGGCATTGAATTGGCTCGTATCGAAGAAGTGGAAATAGATGCAGGTCTCGGAAATGGAGGGCTTGGTCGATTAGCTGCTTGTTTTTTAGATTCTCTTGCTTCTCTTGACTTACCTGGACATGGTCAAGGTATTCGCTACAAGCACGGTTTATTTGATCAAAAAATTGTGAATGGTTATCAAGTGGAGCTTCCAGAGCAATGGTTGCGTCATGGAAACGTTTGGGAAGTGAAAAAAGAAGATTTAGCGGTAGAGGTTAATTTCTGGGGGAAAGTGGAGTGCTACGAACAAAACGGTCGATTAACGTTTCGACATTATGATGTAGAAAAAGTGATGGCCGTTCCTTACGATATGCCGGTCATCGGATATGATACGACAACTGTCAACACGCTGCGACTATGGAGTGCGGAGCCAGCGAAGTTTCCGCTTCATAAACATGTCATGCAATATAAGCGAGAGACGGAAGCCATTTCTGAATTTTTGTACCCTGATGATACAAATGATGAAGGAAAAATTTTAAGGTTAAAACAGCAGTATTTTCTTGTTGCTGCAAGCATCGGGAGCATTGTGCGCGATTATCGGCAACGATACGGACATTTACAACATTTCCATCGACACGTAGCGATTCATGTGAATGACACCCACCCAGTTCTAGCCATTCCAGAACTGATGAGAATTTTGTTAGATGAGGAAGGAATGGGATGGGATGAAGCGTGGCACATTACGACAAATACGATCTCTTATACAAATCATACAACATTATCTGAAGCGTTGGAAAAATGGCCTATTTACATTTTCCAACCGCTACTGCCGCGAATTTATATGATTGTGCAAGAAATTAATGAACGATTTTGTCGTGATTTATGGAATCGATATCCTGGCGATTGGAAAAGAATCGAGGAGATGGCCATTATTGCTCATGGGCTTGTGAAAATGGCCCATTTAGCGATTGTAGGGAGCTATAGTGTGAATGGTGTGGCGAAAATCCATTCTGAAATTTTAAAGCATCGGGAAATGAAGTTATTTTACGAATACTTTCCGGAAAAATTTAATAACAAAACGAACGGGATTACCCATCGCCGTTGGTTGCTGAAAGCAAATCCGGAGCTTTCTTCTCTTATCACCGAAGCGATCGGAATGGAATGGATAAAGCAGCCTGAGCAGCTTATTCAGTTGAAAAAATATGCAACTGATCATGCATTTCAAGAACGATTAGAAAAAGTGAAACATCACCATAAACAAAAGTTAGCTAAATATATTTACGAAAAAACAGGGATGACTGTAGACGACTCATCGATTTTTGATGTACAGGTGAAACGGTTACATGCGTATAAAAGACAGTTGTTAAATGTACTCCACATTATGCATTTATATAACCGATTAAAAGAAGATGAACATTTCGATATGTATCCACGTACGTTTATTTTTGGCGCGAAAGCATCGCCGGGATATCATTATGCGAAGCGGATTATTAAGTTAATCAATTCTGTTGCACAAAAGGTGAACAGCGACGAACAAATTAATGGGCGGTTAAAGGTTATTTTCTTAGAAAATTACCGTGTCTCATTGGCAGAAAAAATTTTTCCAGCCGCTGATGTAAGTGAGCAAATTTCGACGGCAAGCAAAGAAGCATCAGGGACCGGAAACATGAAATTTATGATGAACGGAGCTGTGACGATCGGAACGCTCGATGGGGCCAACATTGAAATTTTAGAACGTGTCGGTCATGACAATATGTTTATTTTTGGATTGACTGCCGAAGAAGTGTTGCACTATTATGCAAACGGTGGATATCATTCGTATGAATATTATCACCATGATCAACGGATTCATCAAGTTGTAAATCAGCTTGTGAATGGCTTTTTTCCAGATGCATATGATCACTTCGAGCCGATTTACGATTCGTTGCTTGCTCATAATGATCAATATTTTGTCCTACGGGATTTCGCATCGTATGCTGATGCACAACAACGATTGGGAGTAGCGTATGAAAATCGCCAAAAGTGGTTAGAAATGAGCGTAATGAACATCGCTTGTTCGGGATATTTTTCAAGTGACCGAACGATTGAAGAATACGCTCATGACATTTGGCATATTCACTAA